The following DNA comes from Flammeovirgaceae bacterium.
CGGCACGATGGCGGTTGGGTACGTACTTCTTAATATAATGGAAAAGGGGGCGCCCGCCACCAAAATAGCCCCGCAAATGGGCCTGGAGCCCCGCAGCCTCACCCGCATCCTTAAGTCCATGGAAGAAAAGGGGTTGATTTATCGTGCCCCGGATCCAAACGATAAGCGTGGGGTTTTGGTTTTACTGACGGGTGCCGGGATGGAAATGCGAAACCGTGCGCGGGATACCGTTATCCGTTTCAACGAGGCCATTAGGGACAGGATACCTCCATCCAAACGGGATGTGTTTTTTGAGGTGCTTAAGGAAGTAAACAAGATCATTGAAAAGAACAATATTTATGATGTGGTTAATAGTTAATGGTATCAAAGCTGTCTGATAAAAAACTGAATGAACCCATTGAATATTGTAAGGAAGATTAAGTTGTTGCCAACAACGACCCACTAACAACTATAAACTAAAACATGAACAGAAACATTAAAAAAGTTGCCGTGCTCGGATCAGGTGTAATGGGTTCCGCCATTGCCTGTCACTTTGCCAATATCGGTTGTGCCGTTTTGTTATTGGACATTGCCCCTCGTGAGCTGAACGAAGAGGAAAAGGCAAAAGGACTGGCGCTGGATGACCCTCGCGTGAAAAACAGGATCGTTCAATCCTCGTTCGACCGCAGCATCAAGTCCAACCCCAA
Coding sequences within:
- a CDS encoding MarR family transcriptional regulator, with protein sequence MKKEETIDHHIKATWHAISRMYNQQAAKFGGTMAVGYVLLNIMEKGAPATKIAPQMGLEPRSLTRILKSMEEKGLIYRAPDPNDKRGVLVLLTGAGMEMRNRARDTVIRFNEAIRDRIPPSKRDVFFEVLKEVNKIIEKNNIYDVVNS